One region of Caldimonas thermodepolymerans genomic DNA includes:
- a CDS encoding M23 family metallopeptidase, which yields MKEALAILERGLGRAALWTRHHHRGIAAGVVTVLLGTGITAFGVAPLAPDAADLPRRLVLEDVTPLPLDEQVDALGGILLELTRNDLTRTSDTADSLLSRLNVVDAEAAAFLRRDPVARKLLEGRPGKMVQVVTGERGELKRLVARYPAEKSEQYSTHFTRLTVTRDALGLHAKTEQAPLTPQVRLGGGTIRSSLFAATDEAGLPDVIAIQMAEIFANEIDFRRDLRRGDHFTVLYESLEADGEPIAWNQAAGRVLAAQFTNNGRTYEAMWFQEPGGKGAYFDFKGQSMRRAFLASPMEFSRVTSGFAMRMHPIHKTWRRHLGVDYGAPTGTPVRVVADGVVEFAGVQNGYGNVIYVKHRGDRVTVYAHLSRMHVRKGERVSQGQHIGAVGATGWATGPHLHFEIRENGKHVDPLRVARSSEAFSIPASARPQFEALAQSVRTQLAVAEARYRHASAGNPPANE from the coding sequence TTGAAAGAAGCGCTCGCAATCCTCGAACGCGGCTTGGGCCGTGCGGCGCTCTGGACGCGCCATCATCACAGGGGCATCGCTGCCGGCGTCGTCACTGTCCTGCTGGGCACCGGGATCACCGCTTTCGGCGTCGCGCCGCTGGCACCTGACGCTGCCGACCTGCCGCGCCGCCTGGTGCTCGAAGACGTCACGCCCCTGCCACTGGACGAACAGGTCGATGCGCTGGGCGGGATCCTGCTCGAACTGACCCGCAACGACCTCACCCGCACCAGCGACACGGCCGACTCGCTGCTCAGCCGGCTCAACGTGGTCGATGCCGAGGCCGCGGCCTTCCTGAGGCGCGACCCGGTCGCGCGCAAGCTGCTCGAAGGCCGCCCCGGCAAGATGGTGCAGGTGGTCACCGGTGAACGCGGCGAGCTCAAGCGCCTCGTCGCGCGCTACCCGGCCGAAAAGAGCGAGCAGTATTCCACGCATTTCACGCGCCTGACGGTCACGCGCGATGCGCTGGGGCTGCATGCCAAGACTGAGCAGGCTCCGCTGACCCCGCAGGTGCGCCTGGGCGGTGGCACCATCCGTTCCTCGCTGTTCGCCGCCACCGACGAAGCCGGCCTGCCGGACGTGATCGCGATCCAGATGGCCGAGATCTTCGCCAACGAGATCGACTTCCGCCGCGACCTGCGCCGCGGCGACCACTTCACGGTGCTGTACGAGTCGCTGGAAGCCGATGGCGAGCCGATCGCGTGGAACCAGGCCGCCGGGCGCGTGCTCGCGGCACAGTTCACGAACAACGGCCGCACCTACGAGGCGATGTGGTTCCAGGAGCCCGGCGGCAAGGGCGCCTACTTCGACTTCAAGGGCCAGAGCATGCGGCGCGCCTTCCTCGCCTCGCCGATGGAGTTCTCGCGCGTGACCTCGGGCTTCGCGATGCGCATGCACCCGATCCACAAGACCTGGCGTCGCCACCTCGGCGTGGACTACGGCGCGCCCACCGGCACGCCGGTGCGCGTCGTGGCCGACGGCGTGGTCGAGTTCGCGGGCGTGCAGAACGGCTACGGCAACGTCATCTACGTGAAGCACCGCGGCGATCGCGTCACGGTCTACGCGCACCTGAGCCGCATGCACGTGCGCAAGGGCGAGCGGGTCAGCCAGGGCCAGCACATCGGCGCGGTCGGCGCCACCGGCTGGGCCACCGGCCCGCACCTGCATTTCGAGATCCGCGAGAACGGCAAGCATGTCGACCCGCTGCGCGTGGCGCGCTCGTCGGAGGCCTTCTCGATCCCTGCCTCGGCACGCCCGCAGTTCGAGGCCCTGGCGCAGTCGGTGCGCACCCAGCTCGCGGTGGCCGAAGCCCGCTATCGCCACGCGAGCGCCGGCAACCCGCCGGCCAACGAGTGA
- a CDS encoding periplasmic heavy metal sensor, giving the protein MTPVVRRCPFPGALLGVLLLALAAPAGAQHAHGAHGHHGTPSQAGAPPSPYAGLQDRAIKALSDEQIADLRAGKGMSLALPAELNGYPGPAHALELAEPLGLSTEQKARTQALFERMQAEARAAGAALIEAEAALERLFRERTATPESLQAAVARAAAAQGALRETHLRYHLQMMDVLSPQQVAAYHRLRGY; this is encoded by the coding sequence ATGACACCCGTTGTCCGCCGATGCCCGTTCCCCGGCGCCCTGCTGGGGGTCCTGCTGCTCGCGCTGGCCGCCCCGGCGGGCGCCCAGCATGCGCACGGCGCCCATGGCCACCACGGCACGCCGTCGCAGGCCGGCGCCCCGCCCAGCCCTTACGCCGGCCTGCAGGACCGCGCGATCAAGGCGCTGTCGGACGAGCAGATCGCCGACCTGCGCGCCGGCAAGGGCATGTCGCTCGCCCTGCCGGCCGAGCTCAACGGCTACCCCGGCCCGGCGCATGCCCTCGAGCTGGCCGAGCCGCTCGGGCTGAGCACCGAACAGAAGGCGCGCACGCAGGCGCTGTTCGAACGGATGCAAGCGGAAGCCCGGGCCGCGGGTGCCGCGCTGATCGAGGCCGAGGCGGCGCTCGAGCGCCTGTTCCGCGAGCGCACCGCCACCCCCGAGTCGCTGCAGGCTGCCGTGGCCCGCGCCGCCGCCGCACAGGGGGCGCTGCGCGAGACGCACCTGCGCTACCACCTGCAGATGATGGACGTGCTGTCGCCGCAGCAGGTGGCCGCCTACCACCGGCTGCGCGGTTATTGA
- a CDS encoding putative sulfate/molybdate transporter, producing MTPRTSTPAPLTAPARPANRYDRMEWAGAFGDLGTLIPFVVAYLGVLGMDPTGVLLAFGASMVACGLHYRTPIPVQPMKAIGAVAALQAAQTAAITPETVHAAALVTGLVWLALGSSGAVTRLARLVPPPVVGGIVLGLGLGFMAEGVRLMHTGWWIAAIGAAGTLALLRSRTVPAMFVLLAFGVLVGAWQRPELLTTLSGTTVELRLPGFALAQLQWDHVLAGAVLLALPQVPLTLGNAVIAISDENNRRFPHAPVTERRIALSTGLMNLFSAAVGGVPQCHGAGGMAGHVAFGARTGGALVILGGLLLVLAIGFGGSVQHLLQLLPPAVLGVFLLFAGVQLARGTLRARPRGQALLVVLVTAAAALWNVALAFVAGWVLWRITRRPEAPDLP from the coding sequence ATGACGCCCCGGACCTCGACGCCCGCCCCCCTGACCGCGCCGGCCCGGCCGGCCAACCGCTACGACCGCATGGAGTGGGCCGGCGCGTTCGGCGACCTGGGCACGCTGATCCCGTTCGTGGTCGCCTACCTCGGCGTGCTCGGGATGGACCCGACCGGGGTGCTGCTCGCCTTCGGCGCGTCGATGGTCGCCTGCGGGCTCCACTACCGCACCCCGATACCGGTCCAGCCGATGAAGGCGATCGGCGCGGTCGCCGCGCTGCAGGCCGCCCAGACGGCGGCGATCACGCCGGAGACGGTGCACGCCGCCGCCTTGGTCACCGGGCTCGTCTGGCTGGCGCTCGGCAGCTCCGGCGCCGTGACCCGGCTGGCGCGGCTCGTGCCGCCGCCGGTGGTCGGCGGCATCGTGCTGGGCCTGGGGCTGGGCTTCATGGCCGAGGGCGTCAGGCTCATGCACACCGGCTGGTGGATCGCGGCCATCGGTGCCGCCGGCACCCTGGCGCTGCTGCGCAGCCGCACGGTCCCGGCGATGTTCGTGCTGCTGGCCTTCGGCGTGCTGGTCGGCGCCTGGCAACGCCCGGAGCTGCTGACCACGCTGTCGGGCACGACCGTGGAACTGCGGCTGCCGGGCTTCGCGCTCGCGCAGCTGCAGTGGGACCACGTGCTGGCCGGGGCCGTGCTGCTGGCGCTGCCGCAGGTGCCGCTGACGCTGGGCAATGCGGTCATTGCGATCAGCGACGAGAACAACCGCCGCTTCCCGCACGCACCGGTCACCGAGCGGCGCATCGCGCTCTCCACGGGCCTGATGAACCTGTTCAGCGCCGCCGTCGGCGGCGTGCCGCAATGCCACGGCGCCGGCGGCATGGCCGGCCATGTCGCCTTCGGCGCGCGCACCGGCGGCGCGCTGGTCATCCTGGGCGGGCTGCTGCTGGTGCTGGCGATCGGCTTCGGCGGCTCGGTGCAGCACCTGCTGCAGCTGCTGCCCCCGGCGGTGCTGGGCGTGTTCCTGCTGTTTGCCGGCGTGCAGCTGGCCCGCGGCACCCTGCGTGCGCGGCCGAGGGGGCAGGCACTGCTCGTCGTGCTGGTCACGGCGGCCGCAGCGCTGTGGAACGTCGCGCTCGCGTTCGTGGCGGGCTGGGTGCTGTGGCGCATCACGCGCCGCCCCGAGGCCCCCGACCTGCCCTGA
- a CDS encoding anhydro-N-acetylmuramic acid kinase yields the protein MNEIYIGLMSGTSLDGVDGVLVDFGPQDGGRPLQVLAHAALPFEAGFRAELLALNTPGPDELHRAALAGNRLARAYAQVVGELLACTGIDRAQVRAIGAHGQTVRHRPQEFDGTGYTIQLLQPALLAELTGIPVAADFRSRDVAAGGHGAPLAPAFHQALFGAAREVAVLNIGGIANLTLLRPGQPTLGFDCGPGNVLMDLWCARHLGRPYDEDGRWAAGGQAVPSLLDALLQEPWLALPPPKSTGRDLFNESWLEARLGAAPDTSPADVQATLCEFTACAVVRHLQRHAPGVAELVVCGGGARNGHLMARLAARLPGVQVVDSGRRGLPPLQVEAAAFAWLARQRVLGAPGNLPAVTGAAGERVLGALHAA from the coding sequence ATGAACGAGATCTACATCGGCCTGATGTCCGGCACCTCGCTCGACGGCGTCGACGGCGTGCTGGTCGACTTCGGCCCGCAGGACGGCGGCCGGCCGCTGCAGGTGCTGGCGCATGCCGCACTGCCCTTCGAGGCGGGTTTCCGCGCCGAACTGCTGGCGCTCAACACCCCCGGCCCCGACGAGCTGCACCGCGCCGCGCTGGCGGGCAACCGGCTCGCGCGCGCCTACGCACAGGTGGTCGGCGAGCTGCTCGCATGCACCGGCATCGACCGCGCTCAGGTGCGGGCCATCGGTGCGCACGGCCAGACGGTGCGGCACCGCCCGCAGGAATTCGACGGCACCGGCTACACGATCCAGCTGCTGCAGCCGGCGCTGCTGGCCGAGCTGACCGGCATCCCGGTGGCGGCCGACTTCCGCAGCCGCGACGTCGCCGCCGGCGGTCACGGCGCGCCGCTCGCACCGGCCTTCCACCAGGCGCTGTTCGGCGCCGCCCGCGAGGTCGCGGTGCTCAACATCGGCGGCATCGCCAACCTGACGCTGCTGCGCCCCGGCCAGCCGACGCTCGGCTTCGACTGCGGCCCGGGCAACGTGCTGATGGACCTGTGGTGCGCCCGCCACCTCGGCCGGCCCTACGACGAGGACGGGCGCTGGGCCGCCGGCGGCCAGGCCGTGCCGTCCCTGCTGGATGCCCTGCTGCAGGAGCCCTGGCTGGCCCTGCCGCCGCCCAAGAGCACCGGGCGCGACCTGTTCAACGAGTCCTGGCTGGAGGCACGCCTGGGCGCCGCGCCGGACACGTCGCCCGCGGACGTCCAGGCCACGCTGTGCGAGTTCACCGCCTGCGCGGTGGTGCGGCACCTGCAGCGGCATGCGCCGGGGGTGGCCGAGCTGGTCGTCTGCGGCGGCGGCGCCCGCAACGGGCACCTGATGGCACGGCTGGCCGCGCGGCTGCCCGGCGTGCAGGTGGTCGACAGCGGCCGGCGCGGCCTGCCGCCGCTGCAGGTCGAGGCCGCCGCCTTCGCCTGGCTGGCGCGCCAGCGTGTCCTGGGCGCGCCCGGCAACCTGCCGGCGGTCACGGGCGCGGCCGGCGAACGCGTGCTGGGGGCCCTGCACGCAGCCTGA
- the erpA gene encoding iron-sulfur cluster insertion protein ErpA: MTAVAETTPATEMPAPIIFTDSAAEKVRQLVEEEGNPELKLRVFVQGGGCSGFQYGFTFDEIVNDDDTQMQKNGVTLLIDAMSLQYLVGAEIDYKEDLEGAQFVIRNPNATTTCGCGSSFSV; encoded by the coding sequence ATGACCGCTGTCGCCGAAACCACCCCTGCCACCGAAATGCCCGCGCCCATCATCTTCACCGACAGCGCGGCCGAGAAGGTCCGCCAGCTCGTCGAGGAAGAGGGCAACCCGGAGCTGAAGCTGCGGGTGTTCGTCCAGGGCGGCGGCTGCTCCGGCTTCCAGTACGGCTTCACGTTCGACGAGATCGTCAACGACGACGACACGCAGATGCAGAAGAACGGCGTGACGCTGCTGATCGACGCGATGAGCCTGCAGTACCTGGTCGGCGCCGAGATCGACTACAAGGAAGACCTCGAAGGCGCCCAGTTCGTGATCCGCAACCCGAACGCGACCACCACCTGCGGCTGCGGCTCGAGCTTCTCGGTCTGA
- a CDS encoding bactofilin family protein: protein MFGKKKQPPIRTLIGEGTRIEGCLAFIDALRIDGEVVGDVIGAEDAPTLLVISEKAKVTGKVKARHVIINGTVEGPVESDELLELQPKARIHGDVRYQSLEMHQGATIEGQVQVLKADEPAAAGPLKLASSNG from the coding sequence ATGTTCGGCAAGAAGAAGCAGCCGCCCATCCGCACGTTGATCGGCGAGGGCACGCGCATCGAGGGGTGCCTGGCTTTCATCGATGCCCTGCGCATCGACGGCGAGGTGGTGGGGGACGTGATCGGCGCCGAGGACGCCCCGACGCTGCTGGTGATCAGCGAAAAAGCCAAGGTCACCGGCAAGGTGAAGGCACGTCATGTCATCATCAACGGAACCGTCGAGGGGCCCGTCGAGTCGGACGAGCTGCTGGAGCTGCAGCCCAAGGCCCGCATCCATGGCGATGTGCGCTACCAGTCCCTGGAAATGCACCAGGGCGCGACCATCGAGGGCCAGGTGCAGGTCTTGAAGGCGGACGAACCGGCCGCAGCTGGTCCCTTGAAGCTGGCCTCCAGCAACGGATAA
- a CDS encoding DUF6776 family protein: MRWKLLKRRLSVSAPRMIVRSYLPWPLRWAVVALALGFSAALALWAFEFGKTLSGLQRGSGNAEEVQRLRAELAELREQRDKAQSIANTAESLMRAERVAQERLAEQVRALEAENLALKEELGFFERLLPATGQQPLAVRALHAEVTEPGQLRFQILVMQNGRTLPEFQGRYELTLSGTLDGRSWTQTMPEGPQPLQVKQYRRVEGVIDFPEQAVVKQVQVRVTDTGGALKAQQSLKL; encoded by the coding sequence ATGCGCTGGAAGCTCCTGAAGCGGCGCTTGTCGGTCAGCGCGCCGCGCATGATCGTGCGCAGCTACCTGCCCTGGCCGCTGCGCTGGGCGGTGGTGGCGCTGGCCCTGGGCTTCTCGGCCGCGCTGGCGCTGTGGGCCTTCGAGTTCGGCAAGACGCTGTCCGGGCTGCAGCGTGGCAGCGGCAACGCCGAGGAGGTGCAGCGCCTGCGCGCCGAGCTGGCCGAGCTGCGCGAGCAGCGCGACAAGGCGCAGTCCATCGCCAACACCGCCGAAAGCCTGATGCGCGCCGAACGGGTCGCGCAGGAGCGCCTGGCTGAGCAGGTCCGGGCGCTGGAGGCCGAGAACCTGGCGCTCAAGGAGGAACTGGGCTTCTTCGAGCGGCTGCTGCCGGCCACCGGGCAACAGCCGCTGGCGGTGCGTGCCCTGCATGCCGAGGTGACCGAGCCGGGCCAGCTGCGCTTCCAGATCCTCGTGATGCAGAACGGGCGCACGCTGCCCGAGTTCCAGGGCCGCTACGAGCTGACCCTGAGCGGCACGCTGGATGGCCGCAGCTGGACCCAGACCATGCCCGAGGGCCCGCAACCTTTACAGGTCAAACAGTACCGGCGTGTGGAAGGCGTCATCGACTTCCCCGAACAGGCCGTGGTAAAACAGGTCCAGGTCCGTGTGACCGACACGGGCGGTGCCCTCAAGGCCCAGCAGTCCCTCAAGCTCTGA
- the argC gene encoding N-acetyl-gamma-glutamyl-phosphate reductase, translating to MIKVGIVGGTGYTGVELLRILSQHPHARITAITSRKEAGLPVADMFPSLRGRVDLAFTTPDEAKLHECDVVFFATPHGVAMAQARELLAAGVKIIDLAADFRLKDTAEFEKWYGMPHACPDILAEAVYGLPELNREAIRKARVIGNPGCYPTSVQLGFAPLLRTPGLVDAGHLIANCASGVSGAGRKAEVHTLLAEASDNFKAYGVKGHRHGPEINQQLRAIAGGDGSVHCVFVPHLIPAIRGIHSTLYARLTPQGQQTDLQKLYEDAYRGEPFVDVMPAGSAPETRSVRASNVVRIAVHRPAADLAMVLVVEDNLTKGASGQAVQCMNLMFGLEETAGLNFVPVLP from the coding sequence ATGATCAAGGTCGGTATCGTCGGTGGCACGGGCTACACCGGGGTCGAGCTGCTGCGCATCCTGTCCCAGCACCCGCATGCGCGCATCACCGCGATCACCTCGCGCAAGGAAGCCGGCCTGCCGGTGGCCGACATGTTCCCCTCGCTGCGCGGTCGCGTGGACCTGGCCTTCACCACCCCGGACGAGGCGAAGCTGCACGAGTGCGACGTGGTGTTCTTCGCGACGCCCCACGGCGTGGCGATGGCCCAGGCGCGCGAGCTGCTGGCCGCAGGCGTCAAGATCATCGACCTGGCGGCGGACTTCCGCCTCAAGGACACCGCCGAGTTCGAGAAGTGGTACGGCATGCCGCACGCCTGCCCGGACATCCTGGCCGAGGCGGTCTACGGCCTGCCTGAACTCAACCGTGAGGCGATCCGCAAGGCGCGCGTGATCGGCAACCCGGGCTGCTACCCGACCAGCGTGCAGCTGGGCTTCGCGCCGCTGCTGCGTACCCCGGGCTTGGTCGATGCGGGCCACCTGATCGCCAACTGCGCTTCGGGCGTCTCGGGCGCGGGCCGCAAGGCCGAGGTGCACACGCTGCTGGCCGAGGCCTCGGACAACTTCAAGGCCTACGGCGTCAAGGGACACCGGCACGGCCCGGAGATCAACCAGCAGCTGCGCGCGATCGCCGGCGGCGACGGCAGCGTGCACTGCGTGTTCGTGCCGCACCTGATCCCGGCGATCCGCGGCATCCACTCCACCCTCTATGCGCGCCTGACGCCGCAGGGGCAGCAGACCGACCTGCAGAAGCTGTACGAGGACGCCTACCGCGGCGAGCCCTTCGTCGACGTCATGCCGGCCGGCTCGGCGCCCGAGACCCGCTCGGTGCGCGCCTCCAACGTGGTGCGCATCGCGGTGCACCGCCCGGCCGCCGACCTCGCCATGGTGCTGGTGGTCGAGGACAACCTGACCAAGGGCGCGTCCGGCCAGGCCGTGCAGTGCATGAACCTGATGTTCGGGCTGGAGGAGACCGCCGGCCTGAACTTCGTCCCGGTGCTGCCGTAA
- the rpsI gene encoding 30S ribosomal protein S9, whose translation MIGNWNYGTGRRKSSVARVFIKKGTGQIVVNGKPLEQYFGRQTSIMVVKQPLVLTGNEAAFDIKVNVHGGGESGQAGAVRHGITRALIDYDAALKPQLSQAGFVTRDAREVERKKVGLHGARRRKQFSKR comes from the coding sequence ATGATCGGCAATTGGAATTACGGCACCGGCCGCCGCAAGTCTTCCGTGGCCCGTGTGTTCATCAAGAAGGGCACCGGCCAGATCGTGGTCAACGGCAAGCCCCTGGAGCAGTACTTCGGCCGCCAGACCTCGATCATGGTGGTGAAGCAGCCCCTGGTGCTGACCGGCAACGAGGCGGCGTTCGACATCAAGGTCAACGTGCATGGCGGTGGCGAGTCCGGCCAGGCCGGCGCGGTGCGCCACGGCATCACCCGCGCGCTGATCGACTACGACGCGGCGCTGAAGCCCCAGCTGAGCCAGGCGGGCTTCGTCACCCGCGACGCCCGTGAAGTCGAGCGCAAGAAGGTGGGCCTGCACGGTGCCCGCCGCCGCAAGCAGTTCAGCAAGCGCTGA
- the rplM gene encoding 50S ribosomal protein L13 — MKTFSAKPAEVKHEWFVIDATDKVLGRVASEVARRLRGKHKAIYTPHVDTGDYIVVVNADKLRVTGNKAEQKVYYRHTGYPGGIYGTKFKDMQAKHPGRALEKAVKGMLPKGPLGYAMIKKLKVYAGATHPHTAQQPKVLEI, encoded by the coding sequence ATGAAAACCTTCAGCGCCAAACCGGCCGAGGTGAAGCACGAGTGGTTTGTGATTGACGCCACCGACAAGGTGCTCGGACGTGTCGCCAGCGAAGTGGCACGCCGACTGCGCGGCAAGCACAAGGCCATCTACACGCCTCACGTCGACACCGGTGATTACATCGTCGTCGTCAACGCAGACAAGCTGCGCGTCACCGGCAACAAGGCCGAACAAAAGGTGTACTACCGCCACACCGGCTATCCGGGCGGCATCTACGGCACCAAGTTCAAGGACATGCAGGCCAAGCATCCCGGCCGTGCCCTGGAGAAGGCCGTCAAGGGCATGCTCCCGAAGGGGCCCCTGGGCTACGCGATGATCAAGAAGCTGAAGGTGTACGCCGGTGCGACGCACCCGCACACCGCGCAGCAGCCCAAGGTGCTGGAAATCTAA
- a CDS encoding GNAT family N-acetyltransferase: MGFPGDVLGGPGYRQDRHDRPAAPARSAARRFAWVPIRSLAPRHRSRILAHLLALDDHDRYLRFGQVTSDDRIRQYVESLDFDRDEVFGIFNRRLQLIAVAHLAYEPAPQRPGQPAMAEFGVSVSKEARGRGFGARLFERAVIHARNRKIDTLYIHALSENTAMLKIARKAGAIVERDGSEAQAYLRLPPDTLGTRVEQLFERQAAEVDYQLKRHAQRFAKLLEGIAEVRANVGTHRISGLE; this comes from the coding sequence ATGGGCTTCCCTGGAGATGTGCTCGGCGGACCGGGTTACCGGCAGGACCGCCACGACCGCCCGGCCGCACCCGCGCGCTCGGCGGCGCGCCGCTTTGCCTGGGTGCCGATCCGCTCGCTGGCGCCGCGGCACCGCAGCCGCATTCTCGCGCATCTGCTGGCGCTGGACGACCACGACCGCTACCTGCGCTTCGGCCAGGTCACCTCGGACGACCGTATCCGCCAGTACGTCGAGTCGCTGGACTTCGACCGCGACGAGGTGTTCGGCATCTTCAACCGCCGCCTGCAGCTGATCGCGGTGGCCCACCTGGCCTACGAGCCGGCGCCGCAGCGCCCGGGCCAGCCGGCGATGGCCGAGTTCGGCGTCTCGGTGTCCAAGGAGGCGCGCGGCCGCGGCTTCGGCGCACGGCTGTTCGAGCGGGCCGTGATCCACGCCCGCAACCGCAAGATCGACACCCTGTACATCCACGCGCTGAGCGAGAACACCGCGATGCTGAAGATCGCCCGCAAGGCCGGCGCGATCGTCGAGCGCGACGGCAGCGAAGCGCAGGCCTACCTGCGGCTGCCGCCCGACACCCTGGGCACGCGGGTCGAGCAGCTGTTCGAACGCCAGGCCGCCGAGGTGGACTACCAGCTCAAGCGGCACGCCCAGCGCTTCGCCAAGCTGCTGGAAGGCATCGCCGAAGTCCGGGCCAACGTCGGCACGCACCGCATCAGCGGCCTGGAGTGA
- a CDS encoding DUF2726 domain-containing protein, producing the protein MQTLVLIAALASAAALGAGVVLWLTSRKRAVPLPREWNLMLRPVFTADERRMHRQLREAFPQYIVLAKLPLTRFTQPTEPARVVYWHSLISALHVTFALCTPNGRVLTAIDIEGRHLPSRRATAIKTGVLQACRVQYLRFYADQLPSLAEVQLAVEGHARAVAAAAPPPQEAPTRLAQASQTLSTTVQRRREQRAGWQESAYPDSFFAPDSRLDGLIESGFAPLNTQAPAPAPRDADIAAVVVDTPSADARRPA; encoded by the coding sequence ATGCAGACCCTGGTCCTGATCGCAGCCTTGGCGAGCGCCGCCGCGCTGGGCGCGGGAGTCGTGCTCTGGCTGACCAGCCGCAAGCGGGCCGTGCCGCTGCCGCGGGAATGGAACCTGATGCTGCGCCCGGTGTTCACGGCCGACGAGCGCCGCATGCACCGCCAGCTGCGCGAGGCGTTCCCGCAGTACATCGTGCTGGCCAAGCTGCCGCTGACGCGCTTCACCCAGCCCACCGAGCCGGCCCGCGTGGTCTACTGGCACAGCCTGATCAGCGCCCTGCATGTCACCTTCGCGCTGTGCACGCCGAACGGCCGGGTGCTGACGGCCATCGACATCGAGGGCCGCCACCTGCCCTCGCGCCGCGCCACCGCGATCAAGACCGGGGTGCTGCAGGCCTGCCGGGTCCAGTACCTGCGCTTCTATGCCGACCAGCTGCCGTCGCTGGCCGAGGTGCAGCTCGCCGTGGAAGGCCATGCGCGCGCGGTGGCGGCTGCCGCCCCGCCGCCGCAGGAGGCGCCGACCCGGCTGGCCCAGGCCAGCCAGACGCTGTCGACCACCGTGCAGCGTCGCCGCGAGCAGCGCGCCGGCTGGCAGGAGTCCGCCTATCCCGATTCCTTCTTCGCCCCCGACAGCCGCCTCGACGGGCTGATCGAAAGCGGTTTCGCTCCGCTGAACACCCAGGCGCCGGCGCCCGCCCCGCGCGATGCGGACATCGCCGCGGTCGTGGTCGACACGCCCTCTGCCGACGCCCGCCGCCCCGCCTGA
- a CDS encoding serine/threonine protein kinase, which yields MSDPAPLLPPGDADAAHPYARLTPDLVLDALDRAGLPGDGRLLQLNSYENRVFQAFLDSGEAVVIKFYRPDRWSDAQILEEHAFALELAAEEIPVVAPLALPALPAGSTLAEHAGFRFAVYPRRGGRAPELEDPETLEWLGRFLGRLHAVGRRKPFVHRPPLDLQTFGIASRDWLAAHDCVPPDVRPAWDDALARALDLVAQRFDAVPDLVTLRLHGDCHLGNILWTPAGPHFVDLDDARMGPAIQDLWMLLSGDHAAMQRQLADVLAGYEQFASLDRRELQLIEPLRTLRIVHHCAWIARRWSDPAFPPAFPWFGSSSYWSEQVVRLREQVEAMQDTSSEP from the coding sequence ATGTCCGACCCTGCCCCCCTCCTCCCGCCCGGCGACGCCGACGCCGCGCACCCCTACGCCCGCCTGACGCCCGACCTGGTGCTGGACGCGCTCGACCGCGCCGGACTGCCGGGTGACGGCCGGCTGCTGCAGCTGAACTCCTACGAGAACCGGGTGTTCCAGGCCTTCCTCGACAGCGGCGAGGCGGTCGTCATCAAGTTCTACCGCCCCGACCGCTGGAGCGACGCGCAGATCCTCGAGGAGCACGCCTTCGCGCTGGAGCTGGCCGCCGAGGAGATCCCGGTGGTCGCGCCACTGGCCCTGCCCGCGCTGCCTGCCGGCAGCACGCTGGCCGAACACGCCGGCTTCCGCTTCGCGGTCTACCCGCGCCGCGGGGGACGCGCCCCCGAGCTGGAGGATCCGGAAACGCTCGAATGGCTGGGCCGGTTCCTCGGACGCCTCCATGCCGTCGGGCGCCGCAAGCCCTTCGTGCACCGCCCGCCGCTGGACCTGCAGACCTTCGGCATCGCCTCGCGCGACTGGCTGGCCGCGCACGACTGCGTGCCGCCCGATGTGCGCCCGGCCTGGGACGACGCGCTCGCCCGCGCGCTGGACCTGGTCGCGCAGCGTTTCGACGCGGTGCCGGACCTCGTCACGCTGCGCCTGCACGGCGACTGCCACCTCGGCAACATCCTGTGGACGCCGGCCGGCCCGCACTTCGTGGACCTGGACGACGCCCGCATGGGCCCGGCCATCCAGGACCTGTGGATGCTGTTGTCCGGCGACCACGCCGCAATGCAACGACAACTCGCAGATGTGTTGGCAGGTTACGAACAATTTGCGTCTTTGGACCGCCGCGAGTTACAGCTGATCGAGCCGCTGCGCACGCTGCGCATCGTCCACCACTGCGCCTGGATCGCGCGCCGCTGGTCCGATCCGGCGTTTCCCCCCGCGTTTCCTTGGTTCGGCAGCTCGTCGTACTGGTCCGAGCAGGTCGTGCGGCTGCGCGAGCAGGTCGAGGCGATGCAGGACACCTCGTCCGAGCCGTAA